Proteins found in one Rhodobacter capsulatus SB 1003 genomic segment:
- the fabD gene encoding ACP S-malonyltransferase, producing MSVAWVFPGQGAQTIGMGKALAEAYPAAKAVFDEVDAALGEKLSALIWEGEIERLTLTANAQPALMATSLAAVAALKAEGIEVGQAAFVAGHSLGEYSALCAAGALSLADTARLLRIRGEAMQSAVPVGVGAMAALLGLDFATAAEVAAEAAQGEVCQAANDNDPAQVVVSGHKAAVERAVEIAKGKGAKRAVMLPVSAPFHCALMQPAADRMAEALAAVTVSAPVVPVVANVRAEAVCDPATIRQLLVEQVTGSVRWRESVLWMVGQGVTDFCEVGAGKALSGMIKRIAKDTTQKAVGTPEDVAALKG from the coding sequence ATGAGCGTGGCATGGGTGTTCCCCGGTCAGGGGGCGCAGACTATCGGGATGGGCAAGGCGCTGGCCGAGGCCTATCCGGCGGCGAAGGCGGTCTTTGACGAGGTCGACGCGGCTTTGGGCGAAAAGCTGAGCGCGCTGATCTGGGAGGGCGAGATCGAGCGGCTGACCCTGACGGCCAATGCGCAGCCGGCGCTGATGGCGACCTCGCTCGCCGCCGTTGCGGCGCTGAAAGCGGAAGGCATCGAGGTGGGGCAGGCGGCCTTTGTGGCCGGGCACAGCCTTGGGGAATATTCGGCGCTGTGTGCGGCGGGGGCCTTGAGCCTGGCCGATACGGCGCGGCTTTTGCGCATCCGCGGCGAGGCGATGCAATCGGCGGTGCCGGTGGGCGTGGGCGCGATGGCGGCTTTGCTGGGGCTCGATTTCGCCACCGCGGCCGAGGTTGCGGCCGAGGCGGCGCAGGGCGAGGTCTGTCAGGCCGCGAATGACAACGACCCGGCGCAGGTGGTGGTGTCGGGCCACAAGGCGGCGGTCGAGCGCGCGGTCGAGATCGCCAAGGGCAAGGGCGCGAAGCGGGCGGTGATGCTGCCGGTCTCGGCGCCCTTCCACTGCGCGCTGATGCAGCCCGCCGCCGACCGGATGGCCGAGGCTTTGGCGGCGGTGACGGTGTCGGCGCCGGTCGTGCCGGTGGTGGCGAATGTGCGCGCCGAGGCCGTGTGCGACCCCGCGACCATTCGTCAGCTGCTGGTGGAACAGGTCACCGGATCGGTGCGCTGGCGCGAGTCGGTGCTGTGGATGGTGGGCCAGGGCGTGACCGACTTCTGCGAAGTGGGCGCGGGCAAGGCGCTGTCGGGGATGATCAAGCGCATCGCCAAGGACACCACGCAAAAGGCTGTCGGCACGCCCGAGGATGTGGCGGCGCTGAAGGGCTGA
- the fabG gene encoding 3-oxoacyl-ACP reductase FabG, with the protein MFDLTGKSALVTGASGGIGGEVAKALHAAGAKVALSGTRVEPLEKLAAELGERAFVCPANLSDPASVEALPKAALEAMGSVDILVNNAGITRDNLFMRMSDEEWASVIDVNLTASFRLMRGVLRPMMKARWGRIVNITSVVGQTGNPGQGNYAAAKAGLTGMSKSLAYEVASRGITVNCVAPGFIATAMTDKLNDEQKAKILTQIPAGRMGAAEEIAAAVLYLASPEAGYVTGTTLSVNGGMAMI; encoded by the coding sequence ATGTTTGATCTGACTGGGAAATCGGCGCTGGTGACGGGCGCTTCGGGCGGCATTGGCGGCGAGGTGGCGAAGGCGCTGCATGCCGCCGGGGCCAAGGTGGCGCTGTCGGGCACGCGGGTCGAGCCGCTGGAGAAGCTGGCGGCGGAGCTGGGCGAGCGGGCCTTTGTCTGCCCCGCGAACCTCTCGGACCCGGCCTCGGTCGAGGCGCTGCCGAAGGCGGCCCTCGAGGCGATGGGGTCTGTGGATATCCTTGTGAACAACGCCGGGATCACCCGGGATAACCTGTTCATGCGGATGTCGGACGAGGAATGGGCAAGCGTGATCGACGTCAACCTGACGGCCTCGTTCCGGCTGATGCGCGGCGTGCTGCGCCCCATGATGAAGGCGCGCTGGGGGCGGATCGTCAATATCACCTCGGTCGTGGGGCAGACCGGCAACCCGGGGCAGGGCAATTATGCCGCCGCCAAGGCGGGGCTGACCGGCATGTCGAAATCGCTGGCCTATGAAGTCGCAAGCCGCGGCATCACGGTGAACTGCGTCGCGCCGGGCTTCATCGCCACGGCGATGACCGACAAGCTGAACGACGAGCAGAAGGCGAAGATCCTGACGCAGATCCCGGCCGGGCGGATGGGCGCGGCCGAGGAGATCGCGGCGGCGGTGCTTTATCTGGCCTCGCCCGAGGCGGGTTATGTCACCGGCACGACGCTGAGCGTCAACGGCGGCATGGCGATGATCTGA
- a CDS encoding acyl carrier protein, which yields MSDIADRVKKIVVEHLGVEEDKVTETASFIDDLGADSLDTVELVMAFEEEFGIEIPDDAAETIQTFGDAVKFITEAA from the coding sequence ATGAGCGACATCGCGGATCGTGTGAAGAAGATCGTCGTGGAGCATCTGGGCGTGGAAGAGGACAAGGTCACCGAGACCGCCTCGTTCATCGACGATCTCGGCGCCGACAGCCTTGACACCGTGGAACTGGTGATGGCTTTCGAAGAAGAATTCGGCATCGAGATCCCGGATGACGCCGCCGAAACCATCCAGACCTTTGGCGATGCGGTGAAATTCATCACCGAAGCCGCCTGA
- the thpR gene encoding RNA 2',3'-cyclic phosphodiesterase has product MRVFLGIMLPEALWGAVAALQAELGCGRPVAGEALHLTLLFLGDLELPELERLHEDISALPVAPFEVVLAGLDVIESGDRGRVLALKLRPSPALEALQAKLAQAARRAGLALERRRFRPHVTIARFNAGLTETQAARLGHLLESRGDVVLPAWRVGGFSMLRSHLTRAGAEYEVLADYPEAP; this is encoded by the coding sequence ATGCGGGTGTTTTTGGGGATCATGCTGCCCGAGGCGCTTTGGGGCGCGGTGGCGGCGCTGCAGGCGGAGCTGGGCTGCGGGCGTCCGGTGGCCGGGGAGGCGCTGCATCTGACGCTTTTGTTTCTGGGCGATCTGGAGCTGCCGGAGCTGGAGCGGCTGCACGAGGACATCTCGGCGCTGCCGGTTGCGCCTTTCGAGGTGGTGCTGGCGGGGCTTGACGTGATCGAGAGCGGCGATCGCGGGCGGGTGCTGGCGCTGAAGCTGCGGCCAAGCCCGGCGCTGGAGGCGTTGCAGGCGAAGCTGGCGCAGGCGGCGCGGCGGGCGGGGCTGGCGCTGGAGCGGCGGCGGTTTCGGCCGCATGTGACGATTGCGCGGTTCAATGCGGGGCTGACCGAGACGCAGGCGGCGCGGCTGGGGCATCTGCTGGAAAGCCGGGGCGATGTGGTGCTGCCCGCGTGGCGGGTCGGCGGGTTTTCGATGCTGCGCTCGCATCTGACGCGGGCGGGGGCGGAGTATGAGGTGCTGGCCGACTATCCCGAGGCGCCCTGA
- the fabF gene encoding beta-ketoacyl-ACP synthase II, with amino-acid sequence MRRVVVTGLGLVTPLACGVEETWSRLLAGQSGAGPITRFDAANVVTKYACEVPRGDGSDGTFNPDHWMEPKEQRKVDEFILYGVAAAVQAVKDSGWEPEDEEARCRTGVMIGSGIGGLQTIAETAVLIKEKGPKRVSPFFIPAALINLVSGQVSIRFGFKGPNHAVVTACATGAHAIGDAARLIALGDADVMVAGGAENPISEIGIAGFNACKALSTKRADDPKAASRPWDADRDGFVMGEGAGCVVLEEYEHAKARGAKIYAEVLGYGLSGDAYHITAPSEDGDGGFRAMTAAVKRAGIDPGEIDYVNAHGTSTMADTIELGAVERLLGDAASKATMSSTKSAIGHLLGAAGAVEAIFCILAIRDQVAPPTLNLDTPAVAAKIDLAPKVAVKRKIDVAMSNSFGFGGTNAALILGKVRG; translated from the coding sequence ATGCGTCGGGTTGTCGTCACGGGTCTGGGTCTGGTCACGCCGCTGGCTTGCGGGGTCGAGGAAACCTGGTCGCGGCTTCTGGCTGGTCAGTCGGGAGCGGGGCCGATCACGCGCTTTGACGCCGCCAATGTCGTGACGAAATACGCCTGCGAAGTGCCGCGCGGCGATGGCTCGGATGGCACCTTCAATCCCGACCACTGGATGGAACCGAAAGAGCAACGCAAGGTGGACGAGTTCATCCTTTACGGCGTGGCTGCGGCGGTGCAGGCGGTGAAGGATTCCGGCTGGGAGCCCGAGGACGAGGAAGCCCGGTGCCGGACCGGCGTGATGATCGGCTCGGGCATCGGCGGGTTGCAGACGATTGCCGAAACCGCGGTGCTGATCAAGGAGAAGGGGCCCAAACGCGTCAGCCCGTTCTTCATCCCGGCGGCGCTGATCAACCTGGTCTCGGGGCAGGTTTCGATCCGCTTCGGCTTCAAGGGGCCGAACCATGCGGTGGTGACGGCCTGCGCGACCGGCGCCCATGCGATCGGCGATGCGGCGCGGCTGATTGCGCTTGGCGATGCCGATGTGATGGTGGCGGGCGGCGCCGAGAACCCGATTTCGGAAATCGGCATTGCCGGGTTCAACGCCTGCAAGGCGCTCTCGACGAAGCGGGCGGACGACCCCAAGGCGGCAAGCCGCCCCTGGGATGCGGACCGCGACGGTTTCGTGATGGGCGAGGGCGCGGGCTGTGTCGTGCTGGAAGAATATGAACACGCGAAAGCGCGCGGCGCGAAGATCTATGCCGAGGTGCTGGGCTATGGGCTCTCGGGCGATGCCTATCACATCACCGCGCCGTCCGAGGATGGCGACGGCGGCTTCCGCGCGATGACGGCGGCGGTGAAGCGCGCGGGGATTGATCCGGGCGAGATTGATTACGTCAATGCGCATGGCACCTCGACCATGGCCGACACGATCGAGCTGGGCGCGGTCGAGCGGCTTTTGGGCGATGCGGCCTCGAAGGCGACGATGTCGTCCACGAAATCGGCGATCGGGCATTTGCTGGGGGCTGCGGGCGCGGTCGAGGCGATCTTCTGCATTCTGGCGATCCGCGATCAGGTGGCGCCGCCGACGCTGAACCTCGACACTCCGGCGGTGGCGGCGAAGATCGATCTGGCGCCGAAAGTGGCGGTGAAGCGCAAGATCGACGTGGCGATGTCGAACAGCTTCGGCTTTGGCGGTACCAATGCGGCCTTGATCCTGGGCAAGGTGCGCGGATGA
- the mltG gene encoding endolytic transglycosylase MltG, with translation MWRNIVSNFLTLLIVLMVVLGGVVTWAKRQYDGPGPLMAGMCLRVEPGAKFRDISETLKEKGAISSAYIFRAGADYDKKAGKLKVGSYLIAPGASMAGIVDQITAGGPSSCGTELNYRIGVNGQQMILRALDPAVGDYVETAKFDPKLEPAPAGFAEQVAQSDVRLRVTLAEGVTSWQVVEALKSADFLTGEVAKLPPEGSLSPDSYEMKRGAKRADLIAEMTERQKAVLAESWAARAPGLPYKTPEEALVMASLVEKETGVAAERARVASVFVNRLAQGMRLQTDPAVIYGVTKGQGVLGRGLRQSELRRETPYNTYVIDGLPPGPICNPGTQAIRAALNPDSTKFLYFVADGTGGHAFAETITEHNRNVARWREIEKTQKQGASDGN, from the coding sequence ATGTGGCGCAACATCGTCTCCAACTTCCTCACCTTGTTGATTGTTCTGATGGTTGTGTTGGGGGGGGTGGTGACCTGGGCGAAGCGTCAGTATGACGGGCCCGGTCCGCTCATGGCGGGGATGTGTCTGCGCGTCGAGCCCGGTGCGAAGTTTCGCGACATCTCGGAAACGCTGAAGGAAAAGGGCGCGATTTCATCGGCTTATATCTTTCGTGCCGGGGCCGATTACGACAAGAAGGCGGGCAAGCTGAAGGTGGGGTCCTATCTGATCGCACCGGGGGCCTCGATGGCGGGGATTGTCGATCAGATCACCGCGGGCGGCCCCTCGAGCTGCGGCACCGAGCTGAATTACCGCATCGGGGTGAATGGCCAGCAGATGATCCTGCGCGCGCTGGACCCGGCGGTGGGGGACTATGTCGAGACGGCGAAATTCGATCCGAAGCTGGAGCCGGCGCCTGCGGGCTTTGCCGAGCAGGTGGCGCAATCGGATGTGCGGCTGCGGGTGACCTTGGCCGAGGGCGTGACCAGCTGGCAGGTGGTCGAGGCGCTGAAATCGGCGGATTTCCTGACAGGCGAGGTGGCGAAGCTGCCGCCCGAGGGGAGCCTTTCGCCCGACAGCTACGAGATGAAGCGGGGCGCGAAGCGGGCCGATCTGATCGCCGAGATGACCGAGCGACAAAAGGCGGTTCTGGCCGAGTCCTGGGCGGCGCGCGCGCCGGGGCTGCCCTACAAGACGCCCGAGGAGGCGCTGGTGATGGCCTCGCTCGTGGAAAAGGAAACCGGCGTCGCCGCGGAGCGCGCCCGGGTGGCGAGCGTCTTTGTCAACCGGCTGGCGCAGGGGATGCGGCTGCAGACCGATCCGGCGGTGATTTACGGCGTGACCAAGGGGCAGGGCGTGCTGGGGCGCGGTTTGCGGCAATCGGAGCTGCGGCGCGAGACGCCCTATAACACCTATGTCATCGACGGGCTGCCGCCGGGGCCGATCTGCAACCCCGGGACGCAGGCGATCCGCGCGGCGCTGAACCCTGATTCGACGAAGTTCCTGTATTTCGTGGCGGACGGCACCGGCGGGCATGCTTTTGCCGAGACGATCACCGAGCATAACCGGAACGTCGCGCGCTGGCGGGAGATCGAGAAGACCCAAAAGCAGGGCGCAAGCGACGGAAACTGA
- a CDS encoding DNA-packaging protein — MRSGAAWLACATPQEVDAFLGGLGNNALLALPWIFEFWALPHQLPPVGAWKSWVIMGGRGAGKTRAGAEWVRMQVEGAGPADAGPAHRVALVGETFDQVRDVMIFGESGILACSPPDRRPEWEATKRRLVWANGATAQAYSAQEPEALRGPQFDAAWVDELAKWRRAEETWDMLQFALRLGKHPQQVITTTPRNVGVLKAILNNPSTVVTHAPTEANRAYLAESFLAEVQARYAGTRLGRQELEGVLLEDVEGALWTTAQLEGLRLASPPAMDRVVVALDPAVTGGAGSDECGIVVAGAVTRGPVQDWRAFVLEDASVRGRPTDWARAAIAAMERWGAEKLVAEVNQGGEMVESVLRQIDPLVPFKALRASRGKSARAEPVAALYEQGRVKHCRDGRLGALEDQMCRMTVRGYAGKGSPDRVDALVWAMTELMIEPAAHWRRPQVRGL; from the coding sequence CTGAGATCGGGCGCCGCCTGGCTTGCCTGCGCGACGCCGCAGGAGGTTGACGCCTTTCTGGGGGGGCTTGGGAACAATGCGCTTTTGGCGCTGCCCTGGATTTTCGAATTCTGGGCGCTGCCGCATCAGCTGCCCCCGGTGGGGGCGTGGAAAAGCTGGGTGATCATGGGCGGGCGCGGCGCGGGCAAGACCCGGGCCGGGGCGGAATGGGTGCGGATGCAGGTCGAGGGGGCGGGTCCGGCCGATGCCGGGCCCGCGCATCGGGTGGCGCTGGTGGGCGAGACCTTTGATCAGGTGCGCGACGTGATGATTTTCGGCGAGAGCGGGATTTTGGCCTGTTCTCCGCCGGACCGGCGCCCGGAGTGGGAGGCGACGAAGCGGCGGCTGGTCTGGGCGAATGGCGCGACGGCGCAGGCCTATTCGGCGCAGGAGCCCGAGGCGCTGCGCGGGCCGCAATTCGACGCCGCCTGGGTCGACGAGCTGGCGAAATGGAGACGGGCCGAGGAGACCTGGGACATGCTGCAATTCGCGCTGCGGCTGGGCAAGCATCCGCAGCAGGTGATCACCACGACGCCGCGCAATGTGGGGGTGCTGAAGGCGATCCTCAACAACCCCTCGACGGTGGTGACGCATGCGCCGACCGAGGCGAACCGGGCCTATCTGGCGGAAAGCTTCCTGGCCGAGGTGCAGGCGCGCTATGCGGGCACGCGGCTGGGGCGGCAGGAGCTGGAGGGGGTTCTGCTGGAGGATGTCGAGGGGGCGCTTTGGACGACGGCGCAGCTGGAGGGGCTGCGGCTGGCGTCGCCGCCTGCGATGGACCGGGTGGTGGTAGCGCTCGATCCGGCGGTGACGGGCGGCGCGGGGTCGGATGAATGCGGGATCGTCGTGGCGGGGGCTGTGACGCGCGGGCCGGTGCAGGACTGGCGGGCCTTTGTGCTCGAAGATGCCTCGGTCCGGGGGCGGCCGACCGACTGGGCGCGGGCGGCGATTGCGGCGATGGAGCGCTGGGGCGCCGAGAAGCTGGTGGCCGAGGTCAATCAGGGCGGCGAGATGGTCGAAAGCGTGCTGCGCCAGATCGATCCGCTGGTGCCGTTCAAGGCGCTGCGGGCGTCGCGGGGGAAATCGGCGCGGGCCGAGCCGGTCGCCGCTTTGTATGAGCAGGGCCGGGTGAAGCATTGCCGCGACGGGCGGCTGGGCGCCCTGGAGGATCAGATGTGCCGCATGACGGTGCGAGGCTATGCGGGCAAGGGCTCGCCCGACCGGGTCGATGCGCTGGTCTGGGCGATGACGGAATTGATGATCGAGCCCGCGGCGCATTGGCGGAGGCCGCAGGTGCGCGGGCTTTGA
- a CDS encoding phage portal protein produces the protein MGLNFFRKAAPEVRTEPVAERKASVTGRIVAMASGAGRPVWGPRDTVSLMRTGFAGNPVGFRSVKLIAEATAAVPLICQDAERRYEIHPVLDLLRRPNAGQGRAELFEALIGQILLSGNGYLEAVCPEPGVPRELHVLRSDRMAVVPGADGWPVGYDYTVGGRKHRFDMTGHPDPICHIKSFHPTDDHYGLSPMQAAAVALDVHNAASAWSKALLDNAARPSGAIIYKGADGQGVLAPEQYERLIFEMETHHQGARNAGRPMLLEGGLDWKPMGFSPSDMEFHETKAAAAREIALAFGVPPMLIGIPGDATYANYAEANRAFYRLTVLPLLTRVSAALAWWLSGYLGAQIELKPDLDQVPALAVERDQLWARIGAAGFLSNSEKRVLLGLPPTAEG, from the coding sequence ATGGGACTGAATTTCTTTCGCAAGGCGGCCCCGGAGGTGCGGACGGAACCGGTGGCCGAGCGCAAGGCCTCGGTGACGGGGCGGATCGTGGCGATGGCCTCGGGGGCGGGGCGGCCGGTCTGGGGGCCGCGCGACACGGTCAGTCTGATGCGCACGGGGTTTGCGGGCAATCCGGTCGGGTTTCGCTCGGTCAAGCTGATCGCGGAGGCGACGGCGGCGGTGCCCTTGATCTGTCAGGATGCCGAGCGGCGCTATGAGATCCATCCGGTTCTGGATCTGCTTCGCCGTCCGAATGCCGGGCAGGGCCGGGCGGAGCTGTTCGAGGCGCTGATCGGGCAGATCCTGCTGTCGGGGAATGGCTATCTGGAGGCGGTCTGTCCCGAGCCCGGCGTGCCGAGAGAGCTGCATGTGCTGCGATCGGACCGGATGGCGGTGGTGCCCGGGGCGGATGGCTGGCCGGTGGGCTATGATTACACCGTGGGCGGGCGCAAGCATCGCTTCGACATGACCGGCCATCCCGATCCGATCTGTCATATCAAGAGCTTCCATCCGACCGATGACCATTACGGGCTGAGCCCGATGCAGGCGGCGGCGGTGGCTTTGGACGTGCATAACGCGGCAAGCGCCTGGTCGAAGGCGCTTTTGGACAATGCCGCGCGGCCCAGTGGCGCGATCATTTACAAGGGCGCCGACGGGCAGGGGGTGCTGGCGCCCGAGCAATATGAGCGGCTCATTTTCGAGATGGAGACGCATCATCAGGGCGCGCGGAATGCCGGGCGGCCGATGCTTTTGGAAGGCGGGCTCGACTGGAAGCCGATGGGGTTTTCCCCCTCCGACATGGAGTTTCACGAGACGAAGGCGGCGGCGGCGCGGGAGATCGCGCTCGCCTTCGGGGTGCCGCCGATGCTGATCGGCATTCCGGGCGATGCGACCTATGCCAATTACGCCGAGGCGAACCGGGCGTTTTACCGCCTGACGGTGCTGCCGCTTCTGACCCGGGTTTCGGCGGCGCTGGCCTGGTGGCTTTCGGGGTATCTGGGCGCGCAGATCGAGCTGAAGCCCGATCTGGATCAGGTGCCGGCGCTGGCGGTGGAGCGGGACCAGCTTTGGGCGCGGATCGGCGCGGCGGGGTTTCTTTCGAACAGCGAAAAACGGGTGCTGCTGGGGCTGCCTCCGACGGCTGAGGGCTGA
- a CDS encoding GTA head formation protein, RCAP_rcc01685 family — protein sequence MVVGGSRFLKEPFEVHEQRFEATERIMELQFTQVERRLERIEVMIERLEKRLFMTVYGVIAVILTQAVQGILDYAPK from the coding sequence ATGGTGGTGGGGGGGTCGCGGTTTCTCAAGGAGCCCTTCGAGGTGCATGAGCAGCGCTTCGAGGCGACCGAGCGGATCATGGAGTTGCAGTTCACCCAGGTGGAGCGGCGGCTTGAGCGCATCGAGGTGATGATCGAGCGGCTGGAAAAGCGTTTGTTCATGACGGTTTACGGCGTGATCGCCGTGATCCTGACGCAGGCGGTGCAGGGCATTCTGGACTATGCCCCGAAGTGA
- a CDS encoding HK97 family phage prohead protease, whose translation MKRGESGLERKFCGAQPVQLQDGARIEGYASLFGLPDQGGDVVAKGAYAKSLAAIAARGGSVKMLWQHDPAQPIGVWDEIREDARGLWVKGRLLPEVARAREALALIAAGAIDGLSIGYRTIAAEKDAKGQRLLAELELWEVSLVTFPMLREARVAAKGEAPEAAIWRDLARALSAATAELAAR comes from the coding sequence ATGAAGAGAGGCGAGAGCGGGCTGGAGCGGAAGTTCTGCGGCGCGCAGCCGGTGCAGCTGCAGGACGGCGCGCGGATCGAGGGCTATGCGAGCCTTTTCGGTCTGCCCGATCAGGGCGGCGATGTGGTGGCGAAGGGGGCTTACGCGAAAAGCCTGGCGGCGATTGCGGCGCGGGGGGGCAGCGTGAAGATGCTGTGGCAGCATGACCCGGCGCAGCCGATCGGCGTTTGGGACGAGATCCGGGAGGATGCGCGCGGGCTTTGGGTCAAGGGGCGGCTGTTGCCCGAGGTGGCGCGGGCGCGCGAGGCCTTGGCGCTGATCGCGGCGGGGGCGATCGACGGGCTGTCGATCGGATATCGCACCATCGCCGCCGAGAAGGACGCAAAGGGCCAGCGGCTGCTTGCGGAACTGGAGCTTTGGGAAGTGTCGCTGGTGACATTCCCGATGCTTCGCGAGGCGCGGGTGGCGGCGAAGGGGGAAGCCCCCGAGGCCGCGATCTGGCGTGATCTGGCCCGGGCGCTGAGCGCTGCCACGGCCGAACTGGCGGCGCGCTGA
- a CDS encoding phage major capsid protein, producing MKTETKARAGTGMPEGADPVAEVKTALAGFLKEVKGFQDDVKTRLQQQEERVTMLQTKTYAGRHALAAAATEEAPHQKAFAAYLRTGDDDGLRGLSLEGKALNSAVAAEGGYLVDPQTSETIRGVLRSTASLRQIASVVNVEATSFDVLVDKTDMGSGWASETAALSETATPQIDRITIPLHELAAMPKASQRLLDDSAFDIETWLANRIADKFARAEAAAFISGDGVDKPTGFLTKTKVANGAWAWGSLGYVATGAAGDFAAVNASDAVVDLVYALGAEYRANASFVMNSKTAGAVRKMKDADGRFLWADSLAAGEPARLMGYPVLIAEDMPDIAANAYAIAFGDFGNGYTIAERPDLRVLRDPFSAKPHVLFYASKRVGGDVSDFAAIKLLKFAAS from the coding sequence ATGAAGACCGAGACCAAGGCTCGGGCCGGAACGGGCATGCCTGAGGGCGCCGATCCGGTTGCCGAGGTGAAAACCGCGCTGGCCGGTTTCCTGAAGGAAGTCAAAGGCTTTCAGGATGATGTGAAGACGAGATTGCAACAACAGGAAGAGCGTGTGACCATGCTGCAAACGAAGACCTATGCCGGGCGTCATGCCCTTGCCGCCGCCGCGACCGAGGAGGCGCCGCATCAGAAGGCCTTTGCCGCCTATCTGCGCACCGGCGATGATGACGGGCTGCGCGGGCTGAGCCTTGAGGGCAAGGCGCTGAATTCGGCGGTGGCGGCCGAGGGCGGTTATCTGGTCGATCCGCAGACCTCGGAGACGATCCGGGGGGTTTTGCGCTCGACCGCCTCGCTGCGCCAGATCGCCAGTGTCGTCAATGTCGAGGCGACCTCGTTCGATGTGCTGGTGGACAAGACCGACATGGGCTCGGGCTGGGCGAGCGAGACGGCGGCGCTGAGCGAGACCGCGACGCCGCAGATCGACCGCATCACCATTCCGCTGCATGAGCTGGCGGCGATGCCGAAGGCATCGCAACGGCTGCTCGATGACAGCGCCTTTGACATCGAGACCTGGCTGGCGAACCGGATTGCCGACAAGTTCGCCCGGGCGGAGGCGGCGGCCTTCATCTCGGGTGACGGGGTGGACAAGCCGACCGGGTTCCTGACCAAGACCAAGGTGGCGAATGGCGCCTGGGCCTGGGGCAGCCTTGGCTATGTGGCGACCGGCGCGGCGGGGGATTTCGCGGCGGTGAATGCCTCCGATGCGGTCGTGGATCTGGTCTATGCGCTCGGCGCCGAATACCGGGCGAATGCGAGCTTCGTGATGAATTCGAAGACCGCGGGGGCGGTGCGCAAGATGAAGGATGCCGACGGCCGGTTCCTGTGGGCCGACAGTCTGGCGGCGGGGGAACCGGCGCGGCTGATGGGCTATCCGGTGCTGATCGCCGAGGACATGCCCGATATCGCGGCCAATGCCTATGCGATTGCCTTTGGCGATTTCGGCAATGGCTACACGATTGCGGAACGCCCGGATCTGCGGGTGCTGCGTGACCCGTTCTCGGCCAAGCCGCATGTGCTCTTCTATGCGAGCAAGCGGGTGGGCGGCGATGTCAGCGATTTCGCCGCGATCAAGCTGTTGAAGTTTGCCGCCTCGTAA
- a CDS encoding head-tail connector protein, producing the protein MMLNEVTAVPGTALPVAEFRDHLRLGTGFADLGAEDAALLSYLRAAIAAIEGRTAKALISRGFRLALTAWRWGDMQTLPIAPVATVTALRLVDAAGVETPVAAGWRLVPDMARPRIEALGAMLPMIPTGGRVEIDFTAGFGASWSALPVDLAQAVFLLAAQYYELRHDGAAEGGAMPFGVMALIERWRTVRVLGGRP; encoded by the coding sequence ATGATGCTGAACGAAGTGACGGCGGTGCCCGGGACGGCGCTGCCGGTGGCCGAATTCCGCGACCATCTGCGGTTGGGCACCGGCTTTGCCGATCTGGGGGCCGAGGATGCGGCGCTGCTGTCCTATCTGCGGGCGGCCATTGCGGCGATCGAAGGGCGCACGGCCAAGGCGCTGATTTCCCGGGGCTTTCGGCTGGCTCTGACGGCCTGGCGCTGGGGTGACATGCAGACCTTGCCGATTGCGCCCGTGGCGACGGTGACGGCCTTGCGGCTGGTCGATGCGGCGGGGGTCGAGACGCCGGTGGCGGCGGGCTGGCGGCTGGTGCCCGACATGGCGCGGCCGCGGATCGAGGCTTTGGGGGCGATGCTGCCGATGATCCCTACGGGCGGGCGGGTCGAGATCGACTTCACCGCCGGGTTCGGGGCCAGTTGGAGCGCGCTGCCGGTTGATCTGGCGCAGGCGGTGTTCCTGCTGGCGGCGCAATATTACGAGCTGCGCCATGACGGGGCGGCCGAGGGCGGCGCGATGCCCTTTGGGGTGATGGCGCTGATCGAGCGCTGGCGCACGGTGCGGGTGCTGGGGGGACGGCCATGA